From the genome of Schaalia odontolytica:
GGCGCGGTCGTGCAGATCTGGCCCTCCGCACCCGTCGTCGGAGGCGCGATCCTCGTGTGGTCGTGGATGACCGGCACCCGCGCCGCGTGGATTATTTTCGCCATCGTAGCGTTCGTCCTGATCCTCGGAACCGTGCTCAAATATGTGATCCCCGCCCGCGGCATGAACAAGGCGGGGATCCCCCAATCCACGCTCGTGTGGTGCGCCGTCGGTGGCGTCGTCGGATGGTTCATCGGCCTGCCCCTCGGTCTCGTCCTCGGCATGGTCGCGGCCATCTTCCTCGTCGAATACCTGCGCAGCCGCGACACCGCCAGCGCCTGGACAGCCACCCTCCAGGCCCTCAAGGCCTTCGGCTGGACGATCGCCATCGAGCTGATCGCCGCCCTCACAAGCGCCACGCTGTGGGGCGTCGGCGTCGCCCTGGTTGCCGCCGGAAACTGACGCGACCAGACAGGGTGCCCCGGCCTCGTCGTTCCTCCGGTAGGATGGGTCTGTTGCGCGCGCCCGCGTAACAGACCCAACTAAACGGAGATTCTCATGCCCGCCGTCATCGTGCTCGGCGCCCAGTGGGGCGACGAAGGCAAAGGCAAGGCCACTGACCAGCTCGGCCAGCACACCGACCTCGTCGTGAAGTTCAACGGCGGAAACAACGCCGGCCACACCGTCGTTATTGACGGCGAAAAGTACGCGCTGCACCTCCTGCCCGCCGGAATCCTCTCCGAAGGCGTCACCCCCATCATCGGCAACGGCGTCGTTGTCGACCTGGACGTGCTCTTCGAGGAGCTCGCGGAAATCACCGAGCGCGGCGTCGACTGCTCGCGCCTGCGCATCTCCTCCAACGCGCACATCATCCCGCCGTATAACCGCCTCATGGACCAGGCGAACGAGCGTGCGCGCGGCAACAACCTCATCGGCACGACCGGCCGAGGCATCGGCCCCACCTACGCCGACAAGATGAACCGTATTGGCCTGCGCATTCAGGACCTCTTCCACCCCGAGGAGCTGCGCGCCAAGGTCGAGGCCGCCCTGGCCCCCAAGAACACCATTTTCGAGGCCGTGGACATCCCCACGCTCGATCCCAACGAGGTGTCGGACCACCTGCTGTCCTTCGCGGATCGCATCAAGCCGATGCTGTGCGACGTGTCCCTCGTCGTCAACGACGCGCTGGACCGCGGCGACACCGTTCTCTTCGAGGGCGGCCAGGCCACGATGCTCGACATCGACCACGGCACCTACCCCTTCGTGACCTCCTCTAACCCGACCGCTGGCGGCGCGCTCACCGGCTCCGGCGTCGGCCCGACCCGCATCGACCGCGTTGTCGGCGTGGCCAAGGCGTACACGACGCGCGTCGGCGAGGGACCGTTCCCCACGGAGCTGGACGACGAGGTCGGCGAGGCCCTGCGCACCAAGGGCGGCGAGTTCGGCGTGACCACGGGTCGCCCGCGCCGCACCGGCTGGTTCGATGCCGTCATCATGCGCTACTCGACGCGTATCAACGGCCTGACCGACATTTGCCTGACCAAGCTCGACGTGCTCTCCGGCTACGAGACGATCCCCGTGTGCGTGGCCTACGAGGTTGACGGCGTGCGCACTGAGGAAATGCCCCTCGACCAGGCCGGCTTCGAGGCCGCTGTGCCCGTGTACGAGGAGCTGCCCGGCTGGAGCGAGGACATCTCGCAGTGCCGTTCCTTCGACGAGCTGCCTCAGGCCGCCCAGGACTACATCAAGCGCCTGGAAGAGCTGTCGCGCTGCCGCATCCAGTCCATCGGCGTGGGCCCGGGCCGCGAGGCCACGATCGTGCGCTACCCGCTCATGTGACGGTTTGCTGAGACGATAGTGGGGGCCGGTGCTGCAACGCAGCACCGGCCCCCACTCGTTTCACGCGCCACCGTCGGCGCGCATGTACGACAAAGCACGCCGAACCGAATGCGCCTGTCGGCGCGAAGGCCGCTCGTAGCGGCAGAGTTTGGAGCCCGGGGCATACCGGTCCGGCGTGCCCCACAACTGTACGACCAGTCAACGCCCGCGCGCATCCCGTGGCGGCGTGCATCAACCCACACGGGGCGTGCGCCACAGCCCGCCCCTCATCGCCGAGGCCGTGGCATCGTGAAGCGGGACTGACACCCGGCCCCGTGCCCGGGAGAGCCGACCCGCGCGAGCGGCTCCTGCCTCGTGAGGGGCGCACATGTGGGACCATGGAAGCGTGATGACTTCGACCCCGCCCACGCGACCCCGAACCCGCCCGAACCGCGGGCGTCGCCGCGAGACCCTGGCGACCCGGCACGTGCCCAACGGAATCGGTACCCTCACCGTCACCCTGCTGGCCGTGGCGACCATCGTCGCCTGGTGGCTGCCCGGTTCGCGTTGGAGCGTCGGACCCGTCGTCGCCGTCGCGTCCTTCCTGCTGGCTCTCGGCTGGCCGACGCTGGCGCGCCTGCACATGCCGTGGCTCGCGCAGGCGGTCCTCGCCCTGGGTGGCGCGCTGACCCCCATGGGCGTTGCCTACTGGAAGAACCTCGACATCGCCGTACCCTTGACGGGCATCACCCTGGTCGCCCTGGTCGCCGCCACGATCCTGGACGCGCCCGCGCCCCGCGACCACTCCGTGGGCCACACGAGCGAGCACTGGGGGTCCACCTCGCTGACTGCCGCCCTCGCCTCGTCGGTGACCGGGCTCCTCATCGTCACCTCCGGGTCCATGTGGGTCTCCCTCACCGTCCACGAGCGCTGGTCCGTGATCGTCCCCATGGCCGCCCTCATCGCGATTATCGCGGCGGCGTCGGCGCGCTCGGGACGCAGCGCGAAGGCGGGCGTCATCTACGCGATGCTGACCGGCATCGTCGCTGGTCTCGTCGCCGCGTCAATCGCGTGGATTCTCGGACAGACATCGGACCTCCTGCCCGTCGTCTTCCCCTTCATCACCAAGCGTTTCGGCGACTTCGCCGCCTTCCTGACCCTCGGTGGCGTCACCGGCTTCGGCGTTGGCTTCGCGGTCTCCGTCGTCGACGCGCTGCTGGGCGAGCGCGCCGCCTCCGCGCAGCTCGCCAACGTTCTGGGCCGAGGCGCCGCGAAGTTCCTCGTCGCCGCCCTGCCCGTCTACGCGATGATCCGCATCGGCGGAATCTGAGACCCCGCGGCGGTCGGGTCTCCGCGTGGCCGGGCCCCGGCCTCATCCCTATTTCGCTGCCAGCTGCGCGCGTCCCTGCTCGCGCGGTGAGCGTCCACCCGAGGCGTTAGGCTGGAGTCATGATGGTGATACCTGCTGACCTGCCCGCACTCGTCGCTCCCGTCGCGTGGATGCTTGGAACCTGGGAGGGGTGGGGCATGTACGCCGCCCCCGCCGCCCCCGGCCAGGAAGAACCTGCCGAGGATTCCCCCGTTATCGAGGAGATCCGCGGCGATGTCGTCGGCGAGCAGATGCGCCTGGTGACCCGCGTGTACGCGGGCGTCGCCTCCGAGCCGATCGACCCCACGTGGGACGCGGCGAAGGGCCTGTCCGCAATCAAGAAGGGCGACCTGATCAGCGAAGAGACCGTGTACGTCTCCGTGGCCCCCTCCGACGCGCCGCTGCCGCCCCCGGGCCAGTACAACTCCCGCGAGTTCACGGCGACCTCTGCGTCCACCGAGGGCCACAGCGCCGTGTGGGACGGCGTCAGCGTCGGTCCGCGCGTGCAGATGGTCTCCGACGCGATCGCGCTCGGCGTGGGCGCCACCCGCGTCACGCACCTGGGTCGCATGTTCGGCCTGGTCGCGGGCGAGCTCATGTGGACGCAGGAGCGCACGCTCGACGGCGAGGATGAGGCCGACGTCGAGATCTCCGGCCGCCTGCACCGCACCGCGCAGGCCTCGACCGAGTCCGGCGAGGTCATCGAAGGCATCGACGACTCCCAGGATGGCTTCCTTGTCTGAGTCTGCGCTCGATTCCGAGTTCGTCGACGAGGCCGTGGCCTCCTTCGGCGCGACCCCGCACTTCGGGGACCCGTCGGGGGAGCAGTGGGCCCTCGAGGGTGGTCGTGCGCTGGTGCGCCGCCCGGACCTGGCGGTCATTTCCGTGTCGGGGGCCGATCGGCTGACGTGGCTGACGTCGCTGGCCTCCCAGATCGTCACCGACCTCGTGCCCGGCGCGAGCCGCGAGCTGCTGATCCTCTCGCCCGAGGGGCGCGTCGAGCACTGGGCCGGCGCCAGCGACGACGGGGAGACGCTGCACCTGATCGTGGAACGCTCGGACCTGTCGGGGTTCGTGGAGTTCCTCGAGTCGATGCGTTTCGCGCTGCGCGTCGCCGTCTCAGAGAGCGACGTCGTCGTGTTCTCCTCGGTCCGCACGTGCGCGAATACGCCCGAGTCCGTGGCCGACCTGCCCGGACACCTGTGGACCTGGGAGGACCCGTGGCCCGGCGTCGTGGAAGGCGGGGCCGCCTACTTCCAGGGCGAGCGTCATCCCGGCGCGCGCACCCCGATGATGTTTCACGCTGTTTCACGCGAGGCTGCGGACGAGTTTGAGGCCGCGTGGCTGTCTGCGTGCCCCGAGGCCGGCTCGCGCCGCCGCGCCGGATACCTGGCGTGGGAGGCCATGCGCATTGCCGCGTGGAAGCCGCGCCTGGGCCGCGAGACCGACGCCCGCGCGATCCCGCCCGAGGTGGACTGGCTACGCAGCGCCGTCCACACGACGAAGGGCTGCTACCGCGGGCAGGAGACCATCGCCCGCGTCCTCAACCTCGGACGGCCCCCGCGCCGCCTCACCTACCTGCAGCTGGATGGTTCGCGCGGCGACCTGCCCGCGCCCGGCACACCCATCGAGGTGGGCGGGCGCCAGGTCGGCGTCATCACCTCCTCGGCCCGCCACGCGGACGAGGGGCCGATCGCCCTCGCGCTGATCGCCCGCGCCGTGCCCGTCACGACCGTCTTCGACATCGACGGCGTCGCCGCCGCCCAGGAGGAGATCGTGCCCGTCCATGGCAAGTCCTCCGTGTCGCCCGTGACCCGTCCGGGCGCCGACCTCTCGCGCGAGGCTGGCCAGCGCGGCGGTTCCACGGGCTTCGGCGGCCTCGGCTCGGCCCTGGGGTCGCGCTGATGCGCGCCGTCATCCAGCGCGCCACCTCGGGCGAGGTCCGCGTTGACGGCACCGTCGTCGGCCGCCTCGCCATCGATCCGCACGAGGCGGGGGAGAAGCGCCAGGGCCTCGTCGTCCTCCTGGGCGTCCAGCGTGGCGACGGCCCGGAGCAGGTGGCCACGGTTGCCCGCAAGATTGCCGAGCTGCGCATCCTCGACGACGAGCGTTCCGCGCTCGACGCGGGCGCCCCGATCCTCGTGATCTCGCAGTTCACCCTGTACGGGGACACCCGCAAGGGGCGCCGTCCCTCGTGGGCGCACGCCGCCCCCGGCGAGGAGGCCGAGCCCCTCGTTGACGCGGTCGTCGCCGACCTGCGAGGCCGGGGCCTGCACGTCGAAACCGGCCAGTTCGGGGCGATGATGGAGGTCTCGCTGGTCAACGACGGGCCCTTCACTGTCCTCGTCGAGGCGTAGTCGCGGGGGCTGCCCGCCGCGACTGTGCTTGCGTGAGAGTCGTGCTGTGACGCTGCGGACCAGTGCGGCCGAGCAAAACCGCGCTCGCACTTGTTACCGATGGGGTGTTGCACCTGATCGGTAAGCTTCAACCCCTTCTGATCGGGTTGAATCTTCCCGATCGGGTTGAATCCTGCCGATAGCTCCGCGTTTGTACTTGTTGTCGAGGGGCCATGCACCCGATCAGTAGGCATTACACCCTTTCTGATCGGGTGTAATGCCCCTTAACGGGTGTCATGCTCGTTAACGGGTGTAATGCCCCCTAACTGGTGCATCGCTGCGCTCAGCTGCGTGCAGTGTCTCTTGTGGGGCTAGCTGCATGGAATCTGCGTGTGGCCACAGAGCATGGTTTCTCCCCAATCTCGCACGTAATTCCCATGGCAACCTTTCATGCATTGAAAAATGCTCGTTGGAATTGCAACGTTTATGGGCTGTCTCGAAAAGTGACCGAGGGGAACTACGTGCGACTTTTGGGTGAGGCTCTCAGAGAGACATGCCGATAGTTCATGCCGTGCCTCGGCCTCGGCCTCGCGCCTGGCCCGCCGCCGTGCCCCGGCCTCGTGCCGCACAGGCCCCGTGACCCGACCCCGGCCCTGCGTCGACGAGGCCCCGTGACCCGACCCCGGCCCTGCGTCGACGAGGCACCGTGACCCGACCCCGGCCCTGCGCCCAGGGCGAAAGCGCGCGCACGCCGCCCCTGCTTTCCGTAGGCTGTAACCAGTCAACTGGGACGGGTGTACGCCGTGCTCGGCGAAGTGCCTGTCCTGTGAAACGAGGAGAGGCATGTTCGAACGCTTTACCGACCGCGCTCGCCGGGTCGTCGTGCTCGCGCAGGACGAGGCTCGCGGTCTCAAGCACAACTACATCGGCACGGAGCACCTGCTGCTCGGCCTGATCTCCGAGGGTGAAGGCGTCGCCGCCAAGGCCCTGGAGACCATGGAGATCAAGGGCGAGGCCGTGCGCGCCTCCGTCATCGAGATCATCGGCGAGGGAGAGAAGCCGGTCGAGGGCCACATTCCCTTCACCCCGCGCGCCAAGCGCGTCTTCGAGCTGAGCCTGCGCGAGGCCCTGCAGCTGGGCCACAACTACATCGGCACGGAGCACCTGCTGCTTGGCCTCCTCAAGGAGGGCGAGGGCGTGGCCGCCCAGGTCCTGACCAAGCAGGGCGCGGACCTGGCGCAGGTGCGACAGACCGTCATCCAGATGCTCAGCGGCTACCAGCGCGGCGACGACGAGGGTCGCGAGTCAGTCGGCGCGGGTGTGGGCGGCTCGGGTGGTCCCGAGCGCTCCAACTCCGCGATCCTCGAGCAGTTCGGCCGCAACCTGACGCAGGCCGCGCGCGAGAACAAGCTGGACCCCGTGATCGGCCGCCGCGTCGAGATGGAGCGCGTCATGCAGGTCCTCTCGCGCCGCACGAAGAACAACCCGGTGCTGATCGGTGAGCCCGGCGTCGGTAAGACCGCGGTCGTCGAGGGCCTCGCTCAGGCGATCGTGCACGGCGACGTGCCCGAGACGATCAAGGACAAGCAGATCTACAGCCTCGACATGGGGTCGCTGGTCGCCGGCTCGCGCTACCGTGGCGACTTCGAGGAGCGCCTGAAGAAGGTCCTCAAGGAGATCCGCACGCGCGGCGACATCATCCTGTTCATCGACGAGATCCACACCCTCGTGGGTGCGGGTGCCGCCGAGGGCTCGATCGACGCAGCCCAGATGCTCAAGCCCATGCTGGCGCGCGGCGAGCTCCAGACGATCGGCGCCACCACGAACGACGAGTATCGCAAGTACATCGAGAAGGACGCGGCCCTCGAGCGCCGCTTCCAGCCGGTGAAGGTCGAGGAGCCCAGCGTCGACGAGACGGTGGAGATCCTCAAGGGCCTGCGCGACCGCTACGAGGCGCACCACCGCGTCATCATCACGGACGCTGCGATCCAGGCTGCCGCCGAGCTGGCGGACCGCTACATTTCGGATCGTTTCCTCCCCGACAAGGCCATCGACCTGGTCGACGAGGCCGGCGCGCGCTTGCGCATCCGCCGCATGACCGCTCCGCCCGAGCTGCGCGAGCTGGACGAGAAGATCGCCGAGGTGCGCCGCAACAAGGAGGCGGCCATCGACGATCAGGACTTCGAGAAGGCCGCGTCGCTGCGCGATGAGGAGTCGAAGCTCTCCGAGGAGCGCAAGGCGAAGGAAGAGGCCTGGAAGGGCGGCGAGTCCGACGAGATCGCCGAGGTCGGGGATCAGGAGATCGCCGAGGTCCTGGCCATGTCGACCGGTATCCCGGTCGTGCGCCTCACCCAGACCGAGACCGCGAAGCTGCTCAAGATGGAAGACGAGCTGCACAAGCGCGTCATCGGCCAGGACGAGGCCGTCAAGGCTCTCGCTCAGTCGATCCGTCGTACGCGCTCGGGTCTGAAGGATCCGAACCGTCCCGGTGGCTCGTTCATCTTCGCCGGCCCGACCGGCGTGGGTAAGACCGAGCTGGCGAAGGCCCTCGCGGAGTTCCTCTTCGGCGACGAGGATGCCCTCATTCAGCTGGATATGTCCGAGTTCTCGGAGAAGCACACGGCCTCGCGCCTCTTTGGTGCTCCTCCCGGCTACGTCGGCTACGACGAGGGTGGTCAGCTCACGGAGAAGGTCCGCCGCAAGCCGTTCTCGGTCGTCCTCTTCGACGAGGTCGAGAAGGCTCACCCGGACATCTTCAACTCGCTGCTCCAGATCCTCGAAGAGGGTCGCCTGACGGACTCGCAGGGCCGCAAGGTGGACTTCAAGAACACCGTCATCATCATGACGACGAACCTGGGTACCCGCGACATCAACAAGGGTGTCCTCACGGGCTTCCAGACCGCGGACAACTCGACGCACGACTACGGCCGCATGAAGGCGAAGGTCGCGGAGGAGCTCAAGCAGCACTTCCGTCCCGAGTTCCTCAACCGTGTCGACGACACGATCGTGTTCCCGCCGCTGACCAAGC
Proteins encoded in this window:
- a CDS encoding DUF456 domain-containing protein, with amino-acid sequence MSVLGTVIVGIVILIGVIGAVVQIWPSAPVVGGAILVWSWMTGTRAAWIIFAIVAFVLILGTVLKYVIPARGMNKAGIPQSTLVWCAVGGVVGWFIGLPLGLVLGMVAAIFLVEYLRSRDTASAWTATLQALKAFGWTIAIELIAALTSATLWGVGVALVAAGN
- a CDS encoding adenylosuccinate synthase, with translation MPAVIVLGAQWGDEGKGKATDQLGQHTDLVVKFNGGNNAGHTVVIDGEKYALHLLPAGILSEGVTPIIGNGVVVDLDVLFEELAEITERGVDCSRLRISSNAHIIPPYNRLMDQANERARGNNLIGTTGRGIGPTYADKMNRIGLRIQDLFHPEELRAKVEAALAPKNTIFEAVDIPTLDPNEVSDHLLSFADRIKPMLCDVSLVVNDALDRGDTVLFEGGQATMLDIDHGTYPFVTSSNPTAGGALTGSGVGPTRIDRVVGVAKAYTTRVGEGPFPTELDDEVGEALRTKGGEFGVTTGRPRRTGWFDAVIMRYSTRINGLTDICLTKLDVLSGYETIPVCVAYEVDGVRTEEMPLDQAGFEAAVPVYEELPGWSEDISQCRSFDELPQAAQDYIKRLEELSRCRIQSIGVGPGREATIVRYPLM
- a CDS encoding heme-binding beta-barrel domain-containing protein; translated protein: MMVIPADLPALVAPVAWMLGTWEGWGMYAAPAAPGQEEPAEDSPVIEEIRGDVVGEQMRLVTRVYAGVASEPIDPTWDAAKGLSAIKKGDLISEETVYVSVAPSDAPLPPPGQYNSREFTATSASTEGHSAVWDGVSVGPRVQMVSDAIALGVGATRVTHLGRMFGLVAGELMWTQERTLDGEDEADVEISGRLHRTAQASTESGEVIEGIDDSQDGFLV
- a CDS encoding YgfZ/GcvT domain-containing protein, which gives rise to MSESALDSEFVDEAVASFGATPHFGDPSGEQWALEGGRALVRRPDLAVISVSGADRLTWLTSLASQIVTDLVPGASRELLILSPEGRVEHWAGASDDGETLHLIVERSDLSGFVEFLESMRFALRVAVSESDVVVFSSVRTCANTPESVADLPGHLWTWEDPWPGVVEGGAAYFQGERHPGARTPMMFHAVSREAADEFEAAWLSACPEAGSRRRAGYLAWEAMRIAAWKPRLGRETDARAIPPEVDWLRSAVHTTKGCYRGQETIARVLNLGRPPRRLTYLQLDGSRGDLPAPGTPIEVGGRQVGVITSSARHADEGPIALALIARAVPVTTVFDIDGVAAAQEEIVPVHGKSSVSPVTRPGADLSREAGQRGGSTGFGGLGSALGSR
- the dtd gene encoding D-aminoacyl-tRNA deacylase; this encodes MRAVIQRATSGEVRVDGTVVGRLAIDPHEAGEKRQGLVVLLGVQRGDGPEQVATVARKIAELRILDDERSALDAGAPILVISQFTLYGDTRKGRRPSWAHAAPGEEAEPLVDAVVADLRGRGLHVETGQFGAMMEVSLVNDGPFTVLVEA
- a CDS encoding ATP-dependent Clp protease ATP-binding subunit, which translates into the protein MFERFTDRARRVVVLAQDEARGLKHNYIGTEHLLLGLISEGEGVAAKALETMEIKGEAVRASVIEIIGEGEKPVEGHIPFTPRAKRVFELSLREALQLGHNYIGTEHLLLGLLKEGEGVAAQVLTKQGADLAQVRQTVIQMLSGYQRGDDEGRESVGAGVGGSGGPERSNSAILEQFGRNLTQAARENKLDPVIGRRVEMERVMQVLSRRTKNNPVLIGEPGVGKTAVVEGLAQAIVHGDVPETIKDKQIYSLDMGSLVAGSRYRGDFEERLKKVLKEIRTRGDIILFIDEIHTLVGAGAAEGSIDAAQMLKPMLARGELQTIGATTNDEYRKYIEKDAALERRFQPVKVEEPSVDETVEILKGLRDRYEAHHRVIITDAAIQAAAELADRYISDRFLPDKAIDLVDEAGARLRIRRMTAPPELRELDEKIAEVRRNKEAAIDDQDFEKAASLRDEESKLSEERKAKEEAWKGGESDEIAEVGDQEIAEVLAMSTGIPVVRLTQTETAKLLKMEDELHKRVIGQDEAVKALAQSIRRTRSGLKDPNRPGGSFIFAGPTGVGKTELAKALAEFLFGDEDALIQLDMSEFSEKHTASRLFGAPPGYVGYDEGGQLTEKVRRKPFSVVLFDEVEKAHPDIFNSLLQILEEGRLTDSQGRKVDFKNTVIIMTTNLGTRDINKGVLTGFQTADNSTHDYGRMKAKVAEELKQHFRPEFLNRVDDTIVFPPLTKPEIARIVDLMIAKLAKRMEAQDMRLQLTDEARELLADVGFDPVLGARPLRRAIQREIEDALSERILFGELQPGQVVTVGVTGEGKDRKFTFNGE